One region of Dysidea avara chromosome 1, odDysAvar1.4, whole genome shotgun sequence genomic DNA includes:
- the LOC136238349 gene encoding uncharacterized protein isoform X4: MSSAFHIQQEATEVERKLNNSINEWRIVLKLFKTTEERELNDVAVTTQGSCVVGSGYLTFAPVANGDQDFYMCVAMNIVGFAESSITLTVYGMELTGCSTPSQYTTHGMMTFHSLFHLTCKTNMTLLKNCKEEGLLFPPIRMQQQ; encoded by the exons ATGAGCTCCGCGTTTCATATACAGCAAGAAGCTACAGAGGTTGAAAGAAAGCTTAATAACTCGATTAATGAATGGCGGATCGTGCTGAAACTTTTTAAGACAACGGAGGAAAG GGAACTAAATGATGTAGCAGTCACCACTCAGGGTAGTTGTGTTGTTGGATCAGGTTATCTCACTTTTGCACCAGTTGCTAATGGCGACCAGGATTTCTACATGTGTGTGGCTATGAATATCGTCGGGTTTGCTGAATCCTCCATCACTTTAACTGTAtatg GAATGGAACTGACAGGTTGTTCAACACCAAGTCAATAT ACAACCCATGGAATGATGACGTTCCATTCTCTGTTCCACCTCACCTGCAAGACCAATATGACACTTTTGAAGAATTGCAAGGAAGAGGGGCTACTGTTCCCACCAATCAGAATGCAGCAGCAATAG
- the LOC136238349 gene encoding uncharacterized protein isoform X3 yields the protein MSSAFHIQQEATEVERKLNNSINEWRIVLKLFKTTEERELNDVAVTTQGSCVVGSGYLTFAPVANGDQDFYMCVAMNIVGFAESSITLTVYGMELTGCSTPSQYVNHFQYGYRFFFNCFHPDNPWNDDVPFSVPPHLQDQYDTFEELQGRGATVPTNQNAAAIASVWGTSISKAETDNLLSQ from the exons ATGAGCTCCGCGTTTCATATACAGCAAGAAGCTACAGAGGTTGAAAGAAAGCTTAATAACTCGATTAATGAATGGCGGATCGTGCTGAAACTTTTTAAGACAACGGAGGAAAG GGAACTAAATGATGTAGCAGTCACCACTCAGGGTAGTTGTGTTGTTGGATCAGGTTATCTCACTTTTGCACCAGTTGCTAATGGCGACCAGGATTTCTACATGTGTGTGGCTATGAATATCGTCGGGTTTGCTGAATCCTCCATCACTTTAACTGTAtatg GAATGGAACTGACAGGTTGTTCAACACCAAGTCAATATGTAAACCATTTCCAATATGGTTACAGATTTTTTTTCAATTGTTTTCATCCAGACAACCCATGGAATGATGACGTTCCATTCTCTGTTCCACCTCACCTGCAAGACCAATATGACACTTTTGAAGAATTGCAAGGAAGAGGGGCTACTGTTCCCACCAATCAGAATGCAGCAGCAATAGCATCAGTGTGGGGTACAAGTATTAGTAAAGCAGAAACTGATAATCTACTATC
- the LOC136238349 gene encoding uncharacterized protein isoform X1: MSSAFHIQQEATEVERKLNNSINEWRIVLKLFKTTEERELNDVAVTTQGSCVVGSGYLTFAPVANGDQDFYMCVAMNIVGFAESSITLTVYGMELTGCSTPSQYVNHFQYGYRFFFNCFHPDNPWNDDVPFSVPPHLQDQYDTFEELQGRGATVPTNQNAAAIASVWGTSISKAETDNLLSLISHSLQLLASLTNTFPW, from the exons ATGAGCTCCGCGTTTCATATACAGCAAGAAGCTACAGAGGTTGAAAGAAAGCTTAATAACTCGATTAATGAATGGCGGATCGTGCTGAAACTTTTTAAGACAACGGAGGAAAG GGAACTAAATGATGTAGCAGTCACCACTCAGGGTAGTTGTGTTGTTGGATCAGGTTATCTCACTTTTGCACCAGTTGCTAATGGCGACCAGGATTTCTACATGTGTGTGGCTATGAATATCGTCGGGTTTGCTGAATCCTCCATCACTTTAACTGTAtatg GAATGGAACTGACAGGTTGTTCAACACCAAGTCAATATGTAAACCATTTCCAATATGGTTACAGATTTTTTTTCAATTGTTTTCATCCAGACAACCCATGGAATGATGACGTTCCATTCTCTGTTCCACCTCACCTGCAAGACCAATATGACACTTTTGAAGAATTGCAAGGAAGAGGGGCTACTGTTCCCACCAATCAGAATGCAGCAGCAATAGCATCAGTGTGGGGTACAAGTATTAGTAAAGCAGAAACTGATAATCTACTATC
- the LOC136238635 gene encoding uncharacterized protein isoform X3 → MERSLYWNACKSSRDTLKAVFTAQDLFQPPSLSSYSPPKSHEMTVYYSFDMAQQVTYLIDEAVNVGKGANYYFYASSLLRNTWARGDFCTSAHTDNCTGQNNNRYMMYYLMWRVLTGLHEEVKISLLPVGHTKFAPDWCFGFMKQRSRRTKIVDLDDIANCVTLSSSVNVPQLVGSTFVSTYNWSEHFEQHTIKIALKGTTQMHHFDSLQAHLVQYLLSQQGQQQKEKSTCSRMIPGHHLLTSFLLS, encoded by the exons ATGGAGAGGTCTTTGTATTGGAATGCCTGCAAATCTAGCAGAGACACACTGAAGGCAGTCTTCACTGCACAAGACTTGTTCCAGCCTCCATCACTGTCCTCATATTCACCACCTAAGAGCCATGAGATGACAGTGTATTATAGTTTTGACATGGCACAACAG GTGACATACTTGATTGATGAGGCAGTTAACGTGGGGAAGGGTGCTAACTATTATTTCTATGCTTCATCACTTCTTAGAAACACATGGGCTAGGGGAGACTTCTGTACATCTGCACACACAGATAACTGTACAGGACAGAACAACAATAGGTACATGATGTACTACTTAATGTGGAGAGTTCTTACCGGATTGCATGAGGAGGTCAAGATATCATTATTGCCAGTTGGCCACACCAAATTTGCACCTGATTGGTGTTTTGGCTTTATGAAACAGCGTTCTCGTAGAACAAAGATTGTGGACCTTGATGACATTGCCAACTGTGTCACTCTTTCTTCATCAGTGAATGTGCCTCAGCTAGTTGGCTCCACATTTGTTTCCACCTACAATTGGAGTGAGCATTTTGAACAACACACTATTAAAATAGCATTGAAGGGCACCACTCAGATGCACCATTTTGATTCACTTCAAGCTCACCTGGTGCAGTATTTGTTAAGTCAGCAGGGTCAGCAGCAGAAAGAAAAATCAACTTGCTCAAGGATGATTCCTGGGCACCATCTGCTGACCAGTTTCCTCCTGTCATAG
- the LOC136238349 gene encoding uncharacterized protein isoform X2, with product MSSAFHIQQEATEVERKLNNSINEWRIVLKLFKTTEERELNDVAVTTQGSCVVGSGYLTFAPVANGDQDFYMCVAMNIVGFAESSITLTVYGMELTGCSTPSQYVNHFQYGYRFFFNCFHPDNPWNDDVPFSVPPHLQDQYDTFEELQGRGATVPTNQNAAAIASVWGTSISKAETDNLLSDLQSGEAWR from the exons ATGAGCTCCGCGTTTCATATACAGCAAGAAGCTACAGAGGTTGAAAGAAAGCTTAATAACTCGATTAATGAATGGCGGATCGTGCTGAAACTTTTTAAGACAACGGAGGAAAG GGAACTAAATGATGTAGCAGTCACCACTCAGGGTAGTTGTGTTGTTGGATCAGGTTATCTCACTTTTGCACCAGTTGCTAATGGCGACCAGGATTTCTACATGTGTGTGGCTATGAATATCGTCGGGTTTGCTGAATCCTCCATCACTTTAACTGTAtatg GAATGGAACTGACAGGTTGTTCAACACCAAGTCAATATGTAAACCATTTCCAATATGGTTACAGATTTTTTTTCAATTGTTTTCATCCAGACAACCCATGGAATGATGACGTTCCATTCTCTGTTCCACCTCACCTGCAAGACCAATATGACACTTTTGAAGAATTGCAAGGAAGAGGGGCTACTGTTCCCACCAATCAGAATGCAGCAGCAATAGCATCAGTGTGGGGTACAAGTATTAGTAAAGCAGAAACTGATAATCTACTATC
- the LOC136238635 gene encoding uncharacterized protein isoform X1 — translation MVLLGSVASNICIDDDVGIRSGHYCKPAKRQRTSIDYAHKGYNVCRNMFTFLHGVSHHKLHAIKDHFLEDGITPREHGNTGKQPKHSLSFTRILGILQFIQNYAEQHAILLPGWIPGFKWDDVKVLLSSDTKKVTYLIDEAVNVGKGANYYFYASSLLRNTWARGDFCTSAHTDNCTGQNNNRYMMYYLMWRVLTGLHEEVKISLLPVGHTKFAPDWCFGFMKQRSRRTKIVDLDDIANCVTLSSSVNVPQLVGSTFVSTYNWSEHFEQHTIKIALKGTTQMHHFDSLQAHLVQYLLSQQGQQQKEKSTCSRMIPGHHLLTSFLLS, via the exons ATGGTATTGTTGGGGTCTGTGGCTAGTAATATCTGCATTGATGATGACGTTGGAATCCGGAGTGGGCACTATTGCAAGCCTGCAAAACGGCAAAGGACCAGCATTGATTATGCACACAAAGGATACAATGTATGCAGGAACATGTTCACCTTTTTACATGGGGTCAGCCATCACAAACTCCATGCCATCAAGGATCATTTTCTTGAAGATGGAATAACCCCAAGAGAGCATGGCAACACTGGCAAGCAGCCAAAGCATTCCCTTAGTTTTACAAGGATTCTGGGGATCCTTCAATTCATTCAGAATTATGCTGAGCAGCATGCTATTCTTCTCCCTGGGTGGATCCCTGGATTTAAGTGGGATGATGTGAAGGTACTGCTATCCTCCGACACCAAGAAG GTGACATACTTGATTGATGAGGCAGTTAACGTGGGGAAGGGTGCTAACTATTATTTCTATGCTTCATCACTTCTTAGAAACACATGGGCTAGGGGAGACTTCTGTACATCTGCACACACAGATAACTGTACAGGACAGAACAACAATAGGTACATGATGTACTACTTAATGTGGAGAGTTCTTACCGGATTGCATGAGGAGGTCAAGATATCATTATTGCCAGTTGGCCACACCAAATTTGCACCTGATTGGTGTTTTGGCTTTATGAAACAGCGTTCTCGTAGAACAAAGATTGTGGACCTTGATGACATTGCCAACTGTGTCACTCTTTCTTCATCAGTGAATGTGCCTCAGCTAGTTGGCTCCACATTTGTTTCCACCTACAATTGGAGTGAGCATTTTGAACAACACACTATTAAAATAGCATTGAAGGGCACCACTCAGATGCACCATTTTGATTCACTTCAAGCTCACCTGGTGCAGTATTTGTTAAGTCAGCAGGGTCAGCAGCAGAAAGAAAAATCAACTTGCTCAAGGATGATTCCTGGGCACCATCTGCTGACCAGTTTCCTCCTGTCATAG
- the LOC136238635 gene encoding uncharacterized protein isoform X2: MTFCSQIIDEAKVHLETVTMERSLYWNACKSSRDTLKAVFTAQDLFQPPSLSSYSPPKSHEMTVYYSFDMAQQVTYLIDEAVNVGKGANYYFYASSLLRNTWARGDFCTSAHTDNCTGQNNNRYMMYYLMWRVLTGLHEEVKISLLPVGHTKFAPDWCFGFMKQRSRRTKIVDLDDIANCVTLSSSVNVPQLVGSTFVSTYNWSEHFEQHTIKIALKGTTQMHHFDSLQAHLVQYLLSQQGQQQKEKSTCSRMIPGHHLLTSFLLS; this comes from the exons ATGACATTCTGTTCACAGATCATTGATGAAGCCAAGGTCCACCTGGAGACAGTAACAATGGAGAGGTCTTTGTATTGGAATGCCTGCAAATCTAGCAGAGACACACTGAAGGCAGTCTTCACTGCACAAGACTTGTTCCAGCCTCCATCACTGTCCTCATATTCACCACCTAAGAGCCATGAGATGACAGTGTATTATAGTTTTGACATGGCACAACAG GTGACATACTTGATTGATGAGGCAGTTAACGTGGGGAAGGGTGCTAACTATTATTTCTATGCTTCATCACTTCTTAGAAACACATGGGCTAGGGGAGACTTCTGTACATCTGCACACACAGATAACTGTACAGGACAGAACAACAATAGGTACATGATGTACTACTTAATGTGGAGAGTTCTTACCGGATTGCATGAGGAGGTCAAGATATCATTATTGCCAGTTGGCCACACCAAATTTGCACCTGATTGGTGTTTTGGCTTTATGAAACAGCGTTCTCGTAGAACAAAGATTGTGGACCTTGATGACATTGCCAACTGTGTCACTCTTTCTTCATCAGTGAATGTGCCTCAGCTAGTTGGCTCCACATTTGTTTCCACCTACAATTGGAGTGAGCATTTTGAACAACACACTATTAAAATAGCATTGAAGGGCACCACTCAGATGCACCATTTTGATTCACTTCAAGCTCACCTGGTGCAGTATTTGTTAAGTCAGCAGGGTCAGCAGCAGAAAGAAAAATCAACTTGCTCAAGGATGATTCCTGGGCACCATCTGCTGACCAGTTTCCTCCTGTCATAG